A single window of Amphiura filiformis chromosome 17, Afil_fr2py, whole genome shotgun sequence DNA harbors:
- the LOC140138106 gene encoding protein SLC31A2-like, producing MQMIMQMTFNGTSPYLKYLLFENWNIEGWTPCNNRTDGDSHVCKYWWQSMAFAIIAMFILGITTEALGILRVKVYKMQRLNPLKRALESTRTESDPINQQSSSTSLLAPLRIPTSVGQIRTRRVKFHFAQSFLYMIYRFSGYLLMLAIMSFNMYIFLAVVLGLGVGYFVLAPIRQSKATAGQLDSHAHGTGSRHGRGSWNESGNHSYAYGSL from the exons ATGCAGATGATTATGCAG ATGACATTTAATGGTACGTCACCATATCTAAAATACCTTCTGTTCGAGAATTGGAATATTGAGGGTTGGACACCATGTAATAACAGGACAGATGGGGATAGTCATGTGTGTAAATACTGGTGGCAAA GTATGGCATTTGCCATTATAGCCATGTTTATACTAGGCATAACCACCGAAGCGCTAGGTATACTTCGAGTTAAGGTGTACAAGATGCAAAGGTTAAATCCATTGAAAAGAGCATTGGAATCAACAAGAACAGAGTCAGATCCCATCAACCAACAGTCATCCTCCACATCACTGCTGGCTCCTCTTAGAATACCTACTAGTGTTGGGCAAATCAGAACAAGAAG GGTCAAGTTCCACTTTGCACAGAGTTTTCTCTACATGATCTACCGGTTTTCTGGCTACCTTCTCATGTTGGCTATAATGAGCTTCAATATGTACATATTCCTTGCTGTAGTCCTTGGTCTTGGTGTAGGTTATTTCGTCCTTGCTCCCATAAGGCAGTCCAAGGCAACTGCTGGACAGTTGGACTCACATGCACATGGTACAGGTAGTAGGCATGGAAGAGGATCATGGAATGAAAGTGGTAACCACAGTTATGCATATGGAAGCTTATGA